From Vigna unguiculata cultivar IT97K-499-35 chromosome 5, ASM411807v1, whole genome shotgun sequence, the proteins below share one genomic window:
- the LOC114184182 gene encoding root phototropism protein 3-like, whose product MKKQCCEESEATVGSWECWFDDACIVDMDYFVKTLSSIKQKGIRADLIGSIITHYASIWLPDLSASSENGVTTHFQSPESVTNSWMKKRFFVETLVNVLPPEKDSVPCNFLLRLLRTANMVRVDATYRAEIENRISSQLDQASLKELMIPSFSHTCGTLLDVELVLRLVKRFMSMDRDGAALVKVAKLVDCYLAEAAVDANLSLSEFHALAGVLPSHARATDDGLYRAIDTYLKAHPGVSKQERKGLCRVVDSRKLTPEASLHAAQNERLPVRAVIQVLFSEQAKLNRQVDWSGSFSLRSPNGGLDPPGRCLSKREMNAQQVEIRKLKEDVCRLQNQLNAMKVQMERLVVKKKGLFKWKMLGMPTFGRNVGGVERIEQEEEEAERETGFGRQTPMDMKTSLVKSKIPQKWRKSMS is encoded by the exons ATGAAGAAACAGTGTTGTGAAGAATCAGAGGCAACTGTTGGATCCTGGGAATGTTGGTTCGATGATGCATGCATCGTTGACATGGATTACTTTGTGAAGACCCTTTCAAGCATCAAACAGAAGGGTATTCGTGCAGACTTGATTGGTTCCATCATCACTCATTATGCTTCTATTTGGCTCCCTGATCTCTCTGCCTCTTCTGAGAATGGTGTCACCACTCATTTTCAATCCCCCGAAAGCGTCACGAATTCATGGATGAAGAAAAGATTCTTTGTGGAGACCTTGGTGAATGTTCTGCCTCCTGAGAAGGATTCTGTCCCATGCAACTTCCTCCTTCGTCTTCTCAGAACCGCCAACATGGTTCGGGTTGATGCCACTTACAGAGCTGAGATTGAGAACCGCATTTCCTCGCAGCTAGATCAAGCTTCTCTGAAAGAGCTCATGATACCCTCCTTCAGCCACACGTGTGGAACTCTCTTGGATGTTGAGCTTGTCCTGAGGTTGGTTAAGAGGTTTATGAGTATGGACCGTGATGGTGCTGCTTTGGTTAAGGTTGCCAAGTTGGTTGATTGCTACCTCGCTGAGGCTGCTGTGGATGCTAATTTGTCCTTGTCTGAGTTCCATGCACTTGCTGGAGTTCTTCCAAGCCATGCCAGAGCCACGGATGATGGCTTGTACCGAGCCATTGACACTTACCTTAAA GCACATCCAGGTGTGTCAAAGCAAGAAAGGAAGGGTCTGTGCAGAGTGGTTGATAGCAGAAAACTGACACCAGAGGCCTCACTTCATGCAGCTCAAAATGAAAGGTTGCCTGTGAGAGCAGTGATTCAGGTGCTGTTCTCTGAACAAGCCAAACTCAACCGCCAAGTAGATTGGAGTGGCTCCTTCAGCTTGAGGAGTCCAAATGGAGGCCTTGACCCACCTGGAAGGTGCCTTTCAAAGCGAGAAATGAATGCTCAGCAAGTGGAGATAAGGAAGCTGAAGGAAGATGTTTGCAGGCTGCAAAACCAGCTGAATGCCATGAAAGTGCAGATGGAGAGGTTGGTTGTGAAGAAGAAGGGCTTGTTCAAATGGAAGATGCTTGGAATGCCTACATTTGGTAGAAATGTGGGAGGGGTGGAGAGAATAGAACAAGAGGAGGAGGAAGCTGAAAGAGAAACTGGGTTTGGAAGGCAAACGCCAATGGACATGAAAACCAGTTTGGTCAAAAGTAAGATTCCCCAGAAGTGGAGGAAATCTATGTCCTGA